The following are encoded in a window of Telmatobacter sp. DSM 110680 genomic DNA:
- a CDS encoding YciI-like protein yields the protein MHYLLFYEVADDYLTRRAEFRNVHLRMGWEAAERGELVLGGALANPVDGAVLLFKGDSAEVAETFAKADPYVKNGLVKRWYVREWTTVVGDISANPKRPV from the coding sequence ATGCATTACCTGCTGTTTTACGAAGTAGCTGACGACTATCTCACGCGCCGCGCGGAGTTTCGGAACGTACATCTGCGTATGGGTTGGGAGGCGGCCGAACGCGGCGAACTCGTGCTGGGCGGAGCCTTGGCGAATCCGGTAGATGGTGCAGTTCTTCTTTTTAAGGGCGACTCCGCGGAGGTGGCCGAAACCTTCGCCAAAGCCGACCCCTACGTGAAAAATGGCCTCGTCAAACGGTGGTATGTACGCGAATGGACGACGGTTGTCGGCGATATCTCAGCCAATCCCAAACGGCCGGTGTGA
- a CDS encoding PAS domain-containing sensor histidine kinase, whose product MADLTRAFPWGETCVGSIDQWPEALYIVVNTILNSKHPMFLWWGDDLIQFYNDAYRPSIREDKHPSALGQKGRECWQEIWPIIGPQIDSVMTRGEATWHENQLVPINRNGKLEDVYWTYGYSPVRGSEGNIKGTLVVCTETTQNVLAKRQLERESQRLAELFQQAPAFFAALAGPEHRYELVNRPYQELIGQRDVLGKTVQEAIPESAEQGFVEILDRVYRTGEPFVGRSMPIQLARSKTPPLDLRYLDFVYQPRYETDGRISGIIVLGIDVTESRRTEQLLLQSEKLNAVGRLASSIAHEINNPLAAVTNLIFLAQHSDSLDDAKLHLHSAEVELRRVSAIANQTLRFHRQSTNARPVTGPELIDATVPLYQGRLLNAQVRVERRDRTGHPVTCFEGEILQVLSNLIGNAIDAMSPHGGRLLIRSREGTDWRTGRKGIVLTVADTGAGMSPHTLSRIYVPFFTTKGHNGNGIGLWISRGIIERHQGVLTVRSRQSESRSGTVFALFLPFKTTARDGD is encoded by the coding sequence ATGGCCGATTTAACCCGGGCGTTCCCCTGGGGGGAAACCTGTGTCGGCTCGATCGACCAATGGCCGGAAGCGCTATACATCGTCGTCAACACGATACTGAATTCTAAGCATCCCATGTTTCTCTGGTGGGGCGATGACCTCATCCAGTTCTACAACGACGCTTACCGGCCCAGCATTCGCGAAGACAAGCATCCCAGCGCGCTCGGTCAAAAGGGCCGGGAATGCTGGCAGGAGATCTGGCCCATCATTGGCCCGCAGATCGACTCGGTGATGACGCGGGGTGAAGCGACCTGGCACGAGAATCAACTTGTGCCGATCAATCGCAACGGCAAGCTTGAAGATGTTTACTGGACCTACGGCTACAGCCCGGTGCGCGGTTCTGAAGGAAACATCAAAGGCACTCTGGTCGTCTGCACAGAAACCACCCAGAACGTCCTGGCCAAGAGGCAATTGGAGCGGGAGAGCCAGCGCCTGGCTGAGTTGTTTCAGCAGGCTCCTGCTTTTTTCGCTGCGCTCGCGGGTCCGGAACATCGCTACGAGTTGGTGAATCGGCCCTACCAGGAGCTAATCGGCCAACGGGACGTATTGGGCAAGACTGTACAGGAAGCAATTCCGGAATCAGCCGAGCAGGGTTTCGTTGAGATTCTAGACCGGGTCTACCGGACGGGCGAGCCATTTGTGGGACGAAGCATGCCTATTCAACTGGCGCGCAGCAAAACGCCACCTCTCGACTTGCGCTATCTGGATTTTGTGTATCAGCCACGATACGAGACCGATGGAAGAATTTCCGGCATTATCGTGCTTGGCATCGACGTAACGGAGAGCAGGCGGACGGAGCAACTGCTGTTGCAGTCAGAAAAGTTGAATGCGGTTGGCCGCCTTGCCAGTTCGATTGCGCACGAGATCAACAATCCTCTCGCGGCTGTGACCAATCTGATTTTTCTCGCGCAGCATTCCGACTCTCTCGACGACGCCAAGCTGCATCTTCACAGTGCTGAGGTTGAACTGCGGCGCGTCTCAGCCATCGCCAACCAGACATTGCGTTTCCATCGGCAGTCCACCAATGCGCGGCCAGTTACGGGACCGGAACTGATTGATGCCACCGTGCCGCTCTACCAAGGGCGCCTGCTGAATGCGCAGGTTCGCGTGGAGAGACGCGATCGAACCGGCCATCCAGTAACGTGTTTCGAAGGCGAAATTCTGCAGGTGCTCAGCAATCTGATCGGCAACGCGATTGACGCGATGAGCCCTCACGGCGGTCGCCTGCTGATTCGCAGCCGCGAAGGCACCGATTGGAGAACTGGACGTAAGGGGATAGTGCTGACTGTGGCCGATACTGGCGCTGGAATGTCGCCGCACACGCTGAGCCGGATTTACGTGCCCTTCTTCACAACCAAAGGACACAACGGCAACGGCATCGGACTATGGATCAGCCGGGGGATCATCGAAAGGCATCAGGGCGTGCTGACAGTGCGGTCCCGCCAGTCGGAGAGCCGCTCAGGCACGGTTTTCGCGCTATTCCTTCCGTTTAAGACCACAGCCCGAGACGGAGACTGA
- a CDS encoding radical SAM protein, protein MPESIQPGDIVGVSVHTGNALRGYQVGRMARERGAWVVYGGIHATLFPEEALERGQAHAVVKGDGDVAWGKAVADCLAGKPEKIYEGGRLEGSQFLAARWDLMRPDKYMWASVQTIRGCPKHCSFCSVWRTDGQKPRQRSFQKVIDEIVNLRRIGFRFIALADDNFYPVTLTDLRQAREQKNFAKLEELTQIRSERFQLMAELAKLPKDMVFFTQITMEAGEDGDYLDAMRRANIKGALVGVEAVTPEGLKAVYKDWNYSGEALAKQLQTFKKHGVHVLGSFIFGLPTDKPATFDATVEMALKAGVTFAQFVMMTPFPGTVDFGRWEKEQATHPTLVGDVPITRYWLIPIEVRPKMFTPHPSMSSDEIRERTQRVWDRFYNWSAIWERSACTPNLRARIAFIFLSKLYRQMYAGTGISTDSARRKKSKNWARWTARQCKKLFQAKPMPELQSPEWLTAPVGAAPFSGIDFPRPVSSFVVLPEE, encoded by the coding sequence GTGCCCGAAAGCATTCAACCGGGAGATATCGTCGGCGTCAGCGTGCATACGGGCAACGCCCTGCGTGGCTACCAGGTCGGCCGCATGGCGCGCGAGCGCGGCGCATGGGTAGTGTATGGCGGCATTCACGCCACGCTCTTCCCCGAGGAAGCATTGGAACGTGGACAAGCCCACGCCGTGGTAAAAGGCGACGGCGATGTTGCATGGGGCAAGGCGGTGGCCGATTGCCTCGCGGGCAAGCCCGAGAAGATCTATGAAGGCGGCCGACTTGAAGGGTCGCAGTTCCTCGCGGCGCGGTGGGACTTGATGCGCCCGGACAAATATATGTGGGCCTCGGTGCAGACCATTCGCGGATGCCCCAAGCATTGCTCCTTCTGCAGCGTATGGCGCACCGATGGGCAGAAGCCGCGGCAACGCTCGTTTCAAAAGGTGATCGACGAAATCGTCAACCTTCGTCGCATCGGTTTCCGTTTTATTGCACTGGCAGACGACAATTTCTATCCCGTTACGCTCACCGATCTGCGGCAGGCGCGCGAGCAGAAGAATTTTGCCAAGCTTGAAGAACTGACCCAGATTCGCAGTGAACGATTCCAGCTGATGGCAGAGCTGGCGAAGCTGCCAAAGGACATGGTTTTTTTCACCCAGATCACAATGGAAGCGGGCGAAGACGGCGACTATCTCGATGCTATGCGCCGAGCCAATATCAAAGGCGCGCTGGTGGGAGTTGAAGCGGTAACGCCCGAAGGACTCAAGGCAGTCTACAAGGACTGGAACTACTCCGGCGAGGCACTGGCAAAGCAGTTACAGACATTCAAGAAGCACGGCGTTCACGTGCTTGGATCATTCATCTTCGGACTGCCGACAGACAAGCCAGCGACCTTCGACGCGACCGTGGAGATGGCGTTGAAAGCGGGCGTCACTTTTGCGCAGTTCGTGATGATGACACCGTTTCCCGGCACAGTTGACTTTGGCCGCTGGGAAAAGGAGCAGGCGACACATCCCACGCTGGTGGGCGACGTCCCGATTACGCGCTACTGGCTGATTCCCATCGAAGTTCGACCCAAGATGTTCACACCGCACCCTTCCATGAGTTCCGATGAAATTCGCGAGCGCACGCAGCGGGTGTGGGACAGGTTCTATAACTGGAGCGCCATCTGGGAGAGGTCCGCATGCACGCCGAATTTGCGCGCAAGGATCGCCTTCATCTTTCTTTCGAAGCTCTACCGGCAGATGTACGCGGGCACGGGGATTTCGACGGATAGTGCGCGCCGGAAGAAGTCAAAGAACTGGGCGAGATGGACGGCTCGGCAATGCAAGAAGCTGTTCCAGGCGAAGCCCATGCCGGAGTTGCAATCGCCTGAATGGCTCACCGCACCCGTTGGCGCTGCTCCGTTCTCCGGGATAGACTTCCCGCGACCGGTGTCATCCTTCGTGGTACTGCCGGAAGAGTAG
- the asd gene encoding aspartate-semialdehyde dehydrogenase: MQNKYPIGILGATGMVGQRFIQLLEDHPWFEITWLAASDRSSGKVYGEAAKWRLDTPLPERITRMTVSAAEPEGAPKIIFAALDAAIAREMEPKFANAGCAVVSNSSAYRMAPNVPLVIPEINADHLHLIEEQSSRRDSGGYMVTNPNCSTIGLVMALKPLEERFGIEQIFVTTMQAISGAGYPGVPSMDILGNVIPYIGSEEEKMEAETLKLLGHLDGNHVTPLAAKISAHCNRVAVEDGHTESVSIKLGNKLGRTVTHEDILAAWAEFQPLKPQHLPMAPEQPIEFATQPDRPQPRLDRNRGRGMAVTVGRLRPCTVFDWKFTVLSHNTIRGAAGAAILNAELLVSLGKLEPVAETAARA, from the coding sequence ATGCAAAACAAATATCCAATCGGCATCCTGGGCGCGACCGGAATGGTCGGCCAACGCTTCATTCAGCTGCTTGAAGACCATCCGTGGTTTGAAATTACTTGGCTTGCAGCCAGCGACCGATCAAGCGGAAAAGTTTATGGCGAAGCTGCCAAGTGGCGCCTCGACACTCCACTTCCGGAGCGCATTACGCGCATGACCGTTTCGGCGGCCGAGCCAGAAGGTGCTCCGAAGATTATCTTCGCCGCACTCGACGCCGCTATTGCCCGCGAGATGGAGCCGAAGTTCGCCAACGCCGGCTGCGCAGTTGTCTCCAATTCCAGCGCTTATCGCATGGCGCCCAATGTGCCTCTGGTGATACCCGAGATCAATGCCGACCACCTGCACTTGATCGAGGAGCAGTCCTCGCGCCGCGACTCGGGCGGATACATGGTCACCAATCCCAACTGCTCGACGATCGGGCTGGTGATGGCGCTCAAGCCTCTCGAAGAGCGCTTTGGTATCGAGCAGATCTTTGTCACCACCATGCAGGCAATCTCGGGCGCAGGCTATCCGGGTGTGCCTTCAATGGACATTCTGGGCAACGTAATCCCCTACATCGGCAGCGAAGAAGAAAAGATGGAAGCCGAGACTCTCAAGCTACTTGGCCATCTGGACGGCAACCACGTGACACCGCTCGCAGCAAAGATCAGTGCACACTGCAATCGCGTCGCGGTCGAAGACGGTCATACCGAAAGTGTCTCTATCAAACTCGGAAACAAGCTGGGCCGCACCGTCACCCATGAGGACATTCTTGCGGCGTGGGCTGAGTTCCAGCCTCTCAAGCCGCAACATCTTCCGATGGCTCCCGAGCAGCCAATTGAATTTGCGACCCAGCCTGACCGTCCCCAGCCCCGCCTCGATCGCAATCGCGGACGCGGCATGGCGGTAACTGTAGGTCGCCTTCGCCCTTGCACCGTGTTCGACTGGAAGTTCACCGTGCTTTCTCATAACACCATTCGCGGAGCCGCCGGCGCTGCGATCCTCAACGCCGAGTTGTTAGTCAGTCTCGGCAAATTGGAGCCAGTGGCCGAAACTGCGGCGCGCGCGTAG
- the lysC gene encoding lysine-sensitive aspartokinase 3, which yields MSLVVMKFGGTSVEDPTAINRTAAIVAGRVAAGKQTVVVVSAMSKVTDQLLRAAAAAAQGDRTGALAISSRLRARHRDTACALIKTPADAAALCNLIEQKFDSLDEILRGLAAILELTPRISDLVVSYGERLSSRIIAAAFTERGTNAAHVDAREIIITDSQFGKAVPLDVLIEKRAAEHLRPLLDQGKVPVMGGFIAANEQNITTTLGRGGSDFTAALLGGALAADAIEIWTDVDGIMTSDPRVCPDALRVKVISFEEAAELAYFGAKVLHPATILPAVRKNIPVLVLNSKNPANEGTRIISIAPHCSSPFKSIAVKKKLSIIDVVASRMLMTHGYLKAIFDIFDKHQCPVDMVSTSEVSVSLTVDSNDKLPLIAADLSQLADVKYEGKKALVCLVGEDIRGQSGMAAQVFSAIKHVNVRMISQGASEINMSFMIDEEDADEAVRSLHAAFFKEPDPVVFDVESRKAVV from the coding sequence ATGAGCCTGGTCGTGATGAAATTCGGCGGCACCTCGGTGGAAGACCCGACCGCCATCAACCGTACCGCCGCAATCGTCGCGGGCCGCGTCGCCGCCGGCAAGCAAACGGTCGTCGTGGTCAGCGCCATGTCCAAGGTGACCGATCAGCTTCTGCGTGCTGCTGCCGCCGCTGCCCAAGGCGACCGCACAGGCGCTCTCGCCATCAGTTCTCGCCTGCGCGCCCGCCATCGCGACACTGCCTGCGCCTTGATCAAGACCCCAGCCGACGCGGCTGCGCTCTGCAATCTCATCGAGCAGAAGTTTGACTCGCTCGACGAAATCCTGCGCGGCCTCGCCGCTATTCTCGAACTCACCCCGCGCATCTCCGACCTCGTCGTCAGCTACGGTGAACGCCTCTCCAGCCGTATCATCGCCGCAGCATTCACTGAGCGAGGCACCAACGCCGCACACGTTGACGCGCGCGAAATCATCATTACGGACTCGCAGTTTGGCAAAGCTGTTCCCCTCGACGTGCTGATCGAGAAACGCGCCGCCGAGCATCTTCGCCCACTCCTCGATCAGGGTAAGGTTCCCGTCATGGGCGGCTTCATCGCAGCAAACGAACAAAATATCACCACCACGCTCGGCCGTGGCGGCTCCGACTTCACCGCTGCTCTTCTGGGCGGTGCGCTTGCAGCCGACGCAATCGAAATCTGGACCGACGTTGACGGCATCATGACCAGCGATCCGCGCGTATGCCCCGATGCCCTGCGGGTCAAGGTCATCAGCTTTGAAGAAGCTGCAGAGCTTGCCTACTTCGGCGCCAAGGTGCTGCATCCGGCAACAATTCTGCCCGCAGTACGCAAGAACATCCCAGTGCTGGTGCTCAACAGCAAGAACCCGGCAAACGAAGGCACGCGGATCATCTCCATCGCGCCGCATTGCAGCAGCCCCTTCAAATCCATCGCGGTAAAGAAGAAGCTCTCCATTATCGACGTGGTCGCCAGCCGCATGTTGATGACGCATGGCTACCTCAAGGCCATCTTCGACATCTTCGACAAGCACCAGTGCCCTGTTGACATGGTTTCCACAAGCGAAGTTTCTGTCTCTCTGACAGTGGACTCCAATGACAAGCTGCCTTTGATCGCAGCCGATCTGAGCCAGCTCGCCGATGTGAAATATGAAGGTAAGAAGGCGCTTGTCTGCCTGGTCGGCGAAGATATTCGCGGGCAGAGCGGCATGGCAGCGCAGGTCTTCAGCGCCATCAAGCATGTGAACGTGCGCATGATCTCGCAGGGCGCCAGCGAAATCAATATGAGCTTCATGATTGATGAAGAAGATGCGGACGAAGCTGTGCGTTCGCTGCATGCCGCGTTCTTTAAGGAACCCGATCCGGTAGTGTTTGATGTAGAGTCACGCAAGGCTGTGGTTTAG
- a CDS encoding ester cyclase, whose translation MTESANKDCVRRHFDELWNHGEVEKIDEFFSSEFSNFGVQYSDVRAIIQHVIRTWRGAFPDLFFQIDSLVEESDTVMCEVTMSGTHLGDFSLILPLQGPTLAPNGRKFKVKHIHRFRLRGAKIVDHFAVRDDLSMFQLLGHLNAIGS comes from the coding sequence ATGACTGAAAGCGCAAACAAAGACTGCGTTAGACGCCACTTTGACGAGCTTTGGAATCACGGGGAAGTAGAGAAGATAGACGAGTTCTTCTCCTCGGAATTTTCTAATTTCGGTGTTCAATATTCCGACGTTCGGGCAATCATTCAGCACGTTATCCGCACCTGGCGTGGCGCATTTCCGGATTTGTTTTTTCAAATAGACTCGCTCGTCGAGGAGAGCGATACGGTCATGTGCGAGGTCACCATGTCCGGCACACATCTCGGCGACTTTTCATTAATTCTCCCGCTTCAGGGACCCACGCTCGCTCCGAATGGCAGGAAGTTCAAGGTCAAGCATATTCATCGCTTCCGCCTCAGAGGTGCAAAAATCGTCGACCATTTCGCTGTGCGTGATGACCTCTCCATGTTCCAGCTACTTGGCCATCTCAACGCCATCGGCAGTTAG
- a CDS encoding DUF1801 domain-containing protein, whose translation MKTTQLLRFDGAVERDPAIAAWMRGHRGVLGAIAHEWFEVMRKCGDEVRELMHDGCPVACLGDVPFCYVNVFTAHVNVGFFQGASLPDPAGLLQGNGKFMRHVKLKPETASNDAALRVLIERAYADMKERVENG comes from the coding sequence GTGAAGACAACGCAATTACTGCGGTTCGACGGCGCTGTGGAGCGGGACCCCGCCATCGCTGCGTGGATGAGAGGGCATCGAGGCGTATTGGGAGCGATCGCGCACGAGTGGTTCGAAGTGATGCGTAAGTGCGGCGACGAAGTTCGCGAACTTATGCATGACGGCTGCCCGGTTGCCTGTCTGGGAGATGTGCCCTTCTGCTACGTGAACGTATTCACCGCTCACGTCAATGTAGGGTTTTTTCAAGGTGCATCGCTACCAGATCCGGCTGGGCTGTTGCAAGGCAACGGCAAGTTTATGCGCCATGTGAAGCTGAAACCGGAAACGGCCTCGAATGACGCAGCTTTGAGAGTGTTGATTGAGAGAGCCTATGCGGATATGAAAGAGCGCGTCGAAAACGGCTAA
- a CDS encoding dihydrodipicolinate reductase C-terminal domain-containing protein gives MLFLVLGKGKTGSLVAEVARERGHGVRALDVNENQQASALTGPSLAGVDVVIDFTTPSAAVENIRAVLALGGRIVVGTTGWYTQLPELKAIAQRRGGGLLYGTNFSIGVQKLFRLTAELARIEGYEFSISETHHTSKLDAPSGTAITLKEIISSVQPGIDVPIESHRVGDANGEHIVTAKSDHDIIELRHDAHSRRGFAIGAVRAAEWLHGKSGVWEFREIFDQL, from the coding sequence ATGCTCTTTCTGGTTTTGGGCAAAGGCAAAACAGGCTCGCTGGTCGCGGAAGTCGCCCGCGAGCGTGGACACGGCGTGCGCGCTCTCGACGTCAACGAAAATCAGCAGGCCTCGGCGCTTACGGGTCCCAGCCTCGCCGGCGTCGATGTGGTGATCGACTTCACTACGCCAAGCGCCGCAGTTGAAAACATTCGCGCCGTCCTCGCGCTTGGAGGTCGTATCGTAGTCGGCACGACCGGCTGGTACACCCAGTTGCCGGAACTCAAAGCCATCGCCCAGCGACGTGGAGGCGGCCTGCTCTACGGCACAAATTTCTCCATCGGCGTGCAAAAGCTTTTTCGCCTTACCGCCGAGCTTGCCCGCATCGAGGGCTACGAGTTTTCCATCAGCGAGACGCACCACACGTCAAAGCTCGATGCACCCTCGGGCACCGCCATCACTCTCAAGGAAATCATCAGCTCTGTGCAGCCAGGCATTGATGTACCGATCGAGTCGCATCGCGTCGGCGATGCCAATGGCGAGCACATTGTCACGGCGAAGAGCGATCACGACATCATCGAGTTGCGCCACGATGCGCACTCCCGCCGTGGCTTTGCCATCGGCGCGGTACGGGCCGCAGAGTGGCTACATGGCAAGTCAGGCGTGTGGGAGTTCCGCGAAATTTTCGACCAGCTATAG
- a CDS encoding TIGR03435 family protein: MQKLIVAIFFVATLFQAKSQDVVGKPLMWDVVSIKPHRALDDRAMTRTLPDGFEMVNMTIHSVVSQAFPVRSADQIFGWPSWTNSDRFDFRAKMDAETTEAFRKLRGSDSSDMWQLMFRQLLEERMGLKYHVERRELPVYDLVVAKHGPKLKLSATDEQSTSQSSPGWLSVHRTPASGLAGILSGIVGRQVNDKTGLSGLYDIELTWHWNNDPESVETGPSLFTALQEQLGLRLEAAKAPIEVVVIDHLERPSEN; this comes from the coding sequence ATGCAGAAGTTGATTGTCGCAATCTTCTTTGTCGCTACACTCTTTCAAGCGAAATCTCAAGACGTCGTCGGCAAACCGCTCATGTGGGACGTGGTTTCCATTAAGCCGCATCGCGCGCTCGACGATCGCGCCATGACTCGGACTCTTCCCGATGGCTTCGAGATGGTGAACATGACGATTCACTCGGTCGTCAGTCAAGCTTTCCCAGTGAGATCGGCTGATCAGATTTTTGGATGGCCGTCGTGGACCAACTCGGACCGCTTCGATTTTCGTGCCAAGATGGACGCGGAAACTACTGAGGCTTTTCGCAAGTTGCGTGGTTCCGATAGTAGCGATATGTGGCAACTGATGTTCCGCCAGCTTCTCGAGGAACGCATGGGCCTGAAGTATCACGTGGAAAGGCGAGAGCTGCCAGTTTACGATCTCGTCGTCGCCAAGCATGGACCTAAACTCAAGCTTTCGGCTACAGACGAGCAAAGTACATCCCAGTCAAGCCCTGGTTGGCTCTCGGTGCATCGCACCCCGGCAAGCGGTCTAGCGGGCATACTTTCGGGAATAGTTGGACGTCAGGTTAACGACAAGACGGGATTATCCGGGCTCTACGACATTGAGCTCACGTGGCACTGGAACAACGATCCCGAGTCTGTCGAGACCGGCCCTTCCCTCTTCACGGCCCTGCAGGAGCAGCTCGGCCTCAGGCTGGAAGCCGCAAAGGCGCCCATTGAGGTGGTCGTTATCGACCATCTTGAGCGCCCTTCAGAAAACTAA
- a CDS encoding TonB family protein produces the protein MSNSELPRGEITAASGVDIDREEGSRIMIARAEISNAQGSQGEKNAAKGMNVALIGPNDTHRQIVARALASSQGRKVHEFIDYPDQLNDLPKMFEQNFDFVLVDVDTDESYALQIIEKLSQIGQSVMAYSARSDQELLMACMRAGARDFLPLPTENEPAAKSTEPIRTEQPAVKPAAAPPPIAARPVEPPRVPEAPAARSNVTAILPEKRFEPTPQPWSTRASDGYKDPEIARVIEEVTIPSPEASAAEKAPSEFDAWDAANLRRAPLPPPPGKRAETRPRPALVPERRNPEPAPRPISSFEKPAAPAIERPPVAVELFRSSAILSDSEPDEAAEKQGANWVKWILIAAGPLVLALVLLVVFTRSSSPSSSPNSNKATTASAQDKNETQPVTASNAQPAAKPIAGTTAAKPTATSVNTPTTPIAADSNQPEPVSPDAMAAQLVAPTRIAGQIKKVAPADEPPPSAPPVVPMDDSSAVPGTVFGGSPKVKIDPHVVGISAGVAEGMIIRKTPPVYPKFAQDAHITGKVILKATITKQGTIEGVQVLSGPKILAPAAVDAVRTWKYHPYMLDGQPVSVETNITIVFGSASK, from the coding sequence ATGTCGAACTCAGAATTGCCGCGTGGCGAAATCACAGCGGCTTCGGGCGTCGACATTGACCGAGAAGAAGGATCGAGGATCATGATCGCCAGAGCTGAGATTTCGAACGCGCAAGGTTCGCAGGGTGAAAAGAACGCCGCCAAGGGAATGAATGTCGCCCTGATCGGCCCAAATGACACACACCGGCAGATTGTTGCCCGGGCTCTCGCCTCATCCCAGGGCCGCAAGGTCCACGAGTTTATTGATTATCCTGATCAACTGAACGATCTGCCGAAGATGTTCGAGCAGAATTTTGATTTCGTGCTGGTCGATGTCGACACCGACGAAAGCTATGCGTTGCAGATCATCGAGAAGCTGTCTCAAATTGGACAGTCGGTGATGGCATACTCCGCGCGCAGCGATCAGGAACTGTTGATGGCTTGTATGCGTGCAGGTGCCCGCGATTTCCTGCCGCTGCCGACAGAGAACGAGCCTGCGGCGAAAAGCACGGAGCCGATCAGAACTGAGCAGCCCGCTGTGAAACCGGCAGCTGCACCGCCGCCAATTGCTGCAAGACCCGTTGAGCCGCCGCGAGTACCGGAAGCACCAGCCGCGCGTTCAAACGTGACCGCCATTCTTCCCGAAAAACGGTTTGAACCGACGCCGCAACCTTGGTCGACACGCGCCAGCGATGGGTACAAGGATCCCGAGATTGCGCGTGTGATTGAAGAGGTCACAATTCCCTCGCCAGAGGCCTCTGCGGCCGAGAAAGCTCCCTCCGAGTTTGATGCTTGGGATGCCGCGAATTTGCGCCGCGCTCCCCTGCCGCCACCGCCTGGCAAGCGGGCTGAAACACGTCCTCGTCCAGCCTTGGTACCCGAGCGCAGAAATCCGGAACCCGCACCTCGCCCCATTTCCAGCTTCGAGAAACCAGCCGCCCCCGCTATCGAGCGGCCACCGGTAGCCGTGGAACTATTCCGTTCATCCGCAATTCTGAGCGACTCTGAACCCGACGAAGCTGCCGAAAAACAGGGCGCGAACTGGGTCAAGTGGATTTTGATCGCCGCTGGTCCGCTGGTTCTAGCGCTGGTCTTGCTGGTGGTATTCACTCGCTCGTCATCGCCGAGTTCCTCACCGAACTCAAACAAGGCAACAACGGCTTCCGCTCAAGATAAGAATGAAACGCAGCCCGTAACAGCTTCGAACGCGCAACCTGCAGCCAAGCCCATTGCCGGAACAACCGCTGCAAAACCAACCGCGACTTCGGTCAATACGCCCACTACGCCAATTGCGGCCGATTCCAATCAACCTGAGCCCGTGTCGCCCGACGCGATGGCTGCACAGCTTGTAGCCCCTACACGCATCGCCGGCCAGATCAAGAAGGTTGCACCGGCTGACGAGCCGCCGCCATCGGCGCCCCCCGTTGTCCCGATGGATGACAGCAGTGCGGTTCCAGGCACTGTTTTCGGAGGATCCCCGAAGGTGAAGATTGATCCGCACGTGGTGGGAATCTCCGCCGGTGTTGCCGAAGGGATGATCATCCGCAAGACGCCGCCGGTCTATCCCAAGTTTGCTCAGGACGCTCACATTACGGGCAAAGTGATTTTGAAGGCTACGATCACGAAGCAAGGAACGATTGAAGGCGTGCAGGTACTCAGCGGTCCAAAGATTCTGGCGCCGGCGGCAGTCGATGCTGTGAGGACCTGGAAGTATCACCCCTATATGCTCGATGGCCAGCCGGTATCCGTGGAAACCAACATCACAATTGTCTTTGGATCGGCTTCCAAATAA
- a CDS encoding GNAT family N-acetyltransferase: MFLRVATPNDIPDIVALERTPMAREFVGQWSEERHLNNITGGDSRYYVNETDWGEIQAYAILRGIQEDSRAIELKRIVVAVPERGLGRQILKELIRIAFLELGAHRLFLDVFEDNSRARHLYESLGFQYEGIMRDAARRDGRWCNLHLMSMLESEFRQP, encoded by the coding sequence ATGTTTCTTCGCGTTGCTACACCAAACGATATCCCTGACATCGTAGCTCTTGAACGTACCCCCATGGCCCGCGAATTCGTGGGGCAGTGGAGCGAAGAACGTCACCTCAACAACATTACGGGTGGCGACTCCCGTTATTACGTCAACGAAACGGATTGGGGCGAGATCCAGGCCTATGCCATTCTGCGCGGCATTCAGGAGGATTCGCGTGCCATCGAACTCAAGCGCATCGTGGTCGCCGTGCCCGAGCGCGGTCTGGGCCGTCAGATCCTCAAGGAGCTAATCAGGATCGCCTTCCTCGAACTCGGCGCGCACCGGCTTTTCCTCGACGTGTTCGAAGACAACTCTCGCGCCCGCCACCTTTACGAAAGTCTCGGCTTCCAATATGAGGGCATAATGCGCGACGCTGCGCGACGTGATGGACGCTGGTGCAATCTTCACCTGATGTCGATGCTTGAGTCGGAATTTCGCCAGCCCTGA